In Primulina huaijiensis isolate GDHJ02 chromosome 6, ASM1229523v2, whole genome shotgun sequence, a single window of DNA contains:
- the LOC140978637 gene encoding ACT domain-containing protein ACR4-like, whose protein sequence is MDDEYEKFIRRMNPPRVVIDNESCKNATIIQVDSANKYGILLEVVQVLTDLNLIITKAYICSDGGWFMDVFNVTDQDGNKITDAGTLNYIEKSLGPDSCFASSRRTSVDVKSGMEHTSIELIGSDRPGLLSEVSAILTQLKCNVVNAEVWTHNTRAAAVMQVTDEKTGGAVTDPDRLTMVKRRLFPLLKGGNSYRKAKTVVSNGVTHTARRLHQMMFDDRDYEHMCDDYSLNDKETPRVNVVNWHEKDYSVVTIQCKDRPKLLFDIVFTLTEMQYVVSHGNVEAKGPEAHQEYCIRHIDGSPVKSDAERQRVIQCLEAAIQRRVSEGLKLELCATDRVGLLADVTRIFRENSLSVTRAEVTTRAGKAINSFYVRCTSGYPVDPKIIDSIRKTIGAIGHTLLRVKGCPDGSNPAPQESSTRFLFGGLLKSRSFCNFGLVRSDS, encoded by the exons ATGGACGATGAATATGAGAAGTTTATCAGGAGAATGAACCCTCCAAG AGTCGTGATCGATAACGAATCATGCAAAAACGCAACAATCATTCAG GTGGATAGTGCTAACAAATATGGAATTCTTCTCGAAGTCGTACAAGTTCTTACTGATCTCAATCTTATTATAACCAAAGCTTATATATGCTCCGATGGTGGATGGTTCATGGATG TTTTCAATGTCACTGATCAAGATGGAAACAAGATAACTGATGCAGGGACTCTAAATTATATTGAAAAG tCACTTGGCCCCGATTCTTGTTTCGCATCTTCAAGGAGAACATCAGTCGACGTGAAATCAGGGATGGAGCACACGTCCATCGAGTTAATAGGAAGTGATAGACCAGGGCTACTATCTGAAGTTAGTGCAATTCTCACACAACTCAAATGTAACGTGGTTAATGCCGAGGTATGGACACATAACACTCGTGCAGCAGCTGTTATGCAAGTAACAGACGAAAAAACAGGGGGTGCGGTGACAGATCCCGACAGGTTAACCATGGTTAAGCGCCGCTTATTTCCTTTGCTAAAGGGTGGTAACAGCTATAGGAAAGCTAAAACTGTGGTCTCCAATGGGGTCACTCACACAGCTAGAAGGCTTCACCAAATGATGTTCGACGACAGAGATTACGAACATATGTGCGATGATTATTCGTTGAATGATAAAGAAACCCCACGTGTTAATGTCGTAAACTGGCATGAAAAAGACTACTCTGTGGTAACAATCCAGTGCAAGGATAGGCCGAAGCTTCTTTTTGATATAGTATTTACTCTGACAGAGATGCAATATGTAGTTTCCCATGGAAATGTTGAGGCCAAGGGACCCGAAGCTCATCAG GAATATTGCATAAGGCATATAGATGGATCCCCAGTGAAATCGGATGCCGAAAGGCAAAGGGTTATCCAATGTCTTGAAGCAGCAATACAGAGAAGAGTATCTGAA GGACTGAAGCTAGAACTATGCGCGACAGATAGAGTGGGCCTATTGGCTGATGTAACTCGTATCTTCCGTGAGAATAGCCTATCTGTAACTCGAGCAGAAGTGACGACAAGAGCAGGCAAAGCCATCAACTCGTTTTATGTTCGTTGCACTTCGGGATATCCGGTCGACCCCAAGATCATAGATTCCATCCGGAAAACGATAGGGGCCATAGGGCATACCTTACTTAGAGTTAAAGGGTGCCCCGATGGGTCAAATCCAGCCCCTCAAGAATCCTCCACCAGATTCTTGTTTGGGGGTCTCCTCAAATCAAGATCGTTCTGTAATTTCGGTTTGGTTAGGTCCGATTCTTGA